From one Lotus japonicus ecotype B-129 chromosome 3, LjGifu_v1.2 genomic stretch:
- the LOC130747399 gene encoding peptidyl-prolyl cis-trans isomerase FKBP16-3, chloroplastic isoform X2 — translation MPAMASSLLLPLCSTCGKTPSFTPPQAFAVDKLRRLLFKVKSSETKECTAMFNTNSRREILGLALGVSGIFIHALDAYGAGLPPEEKPKLCDDNCVRELENVPMVTTESGLQYKDIKVGQGPSPPIGYQVAANYVAMVPSGQIFDSSLEKGLPYLFRVGSGQVIKGLDEGLLSMKVGGKRRLYIPGSLAFPKGLISAPGRPRVAPSSPVIFDVSLEYIPGLELDLDEE, via the exons ATGCCTGCCATGGCTTCCTCTCTGCTTCTTCCACTCT GTTCTACTTGTGGTAAAACTCCATCTTTTACACCTCCTCAAGCCTTTGCTGTTGACAAACTTCGAAGATTACTTTTCAAAGTCAAGTCTTCAGAGACAAAGGAATGCACTGCTATGTTCAATACCAATTCACGTAGAGAGATTCTTGGTTTGGCTTTAGGAGTCTCAGGTATCTTCATCCATGCATTGGATGCTTATGGAGCTGGTTTGCCCCCAGAGGAAAAACCAAAACTATGTGATGACAATTGTGTGCGAGAGCTTGAAAAT GTGCCTATGGTAACTACTGAATCAGGGTTGCAATACAAAGATATTAAAGTTGGGCAAGGCCCTAGTCCCCCAATTGGATATCAG GTGGCTGCTAATTATGTTGCCATGGTTCCATCTGGACAAATATTTGATAG TTCATTGGAGAAAGGCCTGCCTTACCTTTTTCGTGTTGGTTCCGGCCAG GTGATAAAAGGTCTTGATGAAGGTCTTCTGAGCATGAAGGTAGGAGGGAAGCGTCGACTGTACATACCTGGATCA TTGGCATTCCCAAAAGGCCTTATTTCAGCTCCTGGAAGGCCAAGGGTGGCTCCAAGTAGTCCAGTTATATTTGATGTAAGTTTGGAATATATACCTGGGCTTGAACTTGACCTGGATGAGGAATGA
- the LOC130747399 gene encoding peptidyl-prolyl cis-trans isomerase FKBP16-3, chloroplastic isoform X1: MPAMASSLLLPLFSWAGSTCGKTPSFTPPQAFAVDKLRRLLFKVKSSETKECTAMFNTNSRREILGLALGVSGIFIHALDAYGAGLPPEEKPKLCDDNCVRELENVPMVTTESGLQYKDIKVGQGPSPPIGYQVAANYVAMVPSGQIFDSSLEKGLPYLFRVGSGQVIKGLDEGLLSMKVGGKRRLYIPGSLAFPKGLISAPGRPRVAPSSPVIFDVSLEYIPGLELDLDEE; this comes from the exons ATGCCTGCCATGGCTTCCTCTCTGCTTCTTCCACTCT TTTCTTGGGCAGGTTCTACTTGTGGTAAAACTCCATCTTTTACACCTCCTCAAGCCTTTGCTGTTGACAAACTTCGAAGATTACTTTTCAAAGTCAAGTCTTCAGAGACAAAGGAATGCACTGCTATGTTCAATACCAATTCACGTAGAGAGATTCTTGGTTTGGCTTTAGGAGTCTCAGGTATCTTCATCCATGCATTGGATGCTTATGGAGCTGGTTTGCCCCCAGAGGAAAAACCAAAACTATGTGATGACAATTGTGTGCGAGAGCTTGAAAAT GTGCCTATGGTAACTACTGAATCAGGGTTGCAATACAAAGATATTAAAGTTGGGCAAGGCCCTAGTCCCCCAATTGGATATCAG GTGGCTGCTAATTATGTTGCCATGGTTCCATCTGGACAAATATTTGATAG TTCATTGGAGAAAGGCCTGCCTTACCTTTTTCGTGTTGGTTCCGGCCAG GTGATAAAAGGTCTTGATGAAGGTCTTCTGAGCATGAAGGTAGGAGGGAAGCGTCGACTGTACATACCTGGATCA TTGGCATTCCCAAAAGGCCTTATTTCAGCTCCTGGAAGGCCAAGGGTGGCTCCAAGTAGTCCAGTTATATTTGATGTAAGTTTGGAATATATACCTGGGCTTGAACTTGACCTGGATGAGGAATGA
- the LOC130747400 gene encoding membrane-associated 30 kDa protein, chloroplastic-like — protein sequence MSTKLQIFTGLPSTPFQSSSPSPSSTLCMLKKPLTTSFLGTGTVEVLRLSGMRVVKPVRAPRRGGARMNLFDRFARVVKSYANAVISSFEDPEKILEQAVLEMNDDLTKMRQATAQVLASQKRMENKYKAAQQASEEWYRKAQLALQKGEEDLAREALKRRKSFADNASSLKAQLDQQKGVVENLVSNTRLLESKISEARSKKDTLKARAQSAKTATKVSEMLGNVNTSSALSAFEKMEEKVMTMESQAEALGQLTTDDLDGKFALLESSSVDDDLANLKKELSGSSKKGELPPGRSATSSNTGIPFRDSEIEMELDRLRQRAKEF from the exons ATGTCGACGAAGCTTCAAATATTTACAGGATTACCCTCCACGCCATTCcaatcttcttctccctctccctccTCCACTCTCTGCATGCTCAAGAAGCCTCTCACTACCTCCTTCCTCGGCACCGGAACAG TGGAAGTTCTGAGGCTCAGTGGGATGAGGGTTGTGAAGCCAGTACGAGCTCCTCGCCGTGGAGGCGCTCGAATGAACCTCTTCGATAGGTTCGCTAGGGTTGTGAAG TCATACGCGAATGCTGTCATAAGTTCCTTTGAAGACCCTGAGAAAATCTTGGAGCAAGCTGTGCTTGAAATGAACGATGATTTGACTAAAATGCGCCAAGCTACAGCACAA GTATTGGCATCTCAAAAGCGGATGGAAAATAAGTACAAGGCTGCACAACAAGCTTCTGAAGAGTG GTACCGTAAAGCACAACTTGCTCTTCAGAAAGGTGAGGAAGATCTTGCTCGTGAAGCACTTAAGAGGCGTAAATCTTTTGCA GACAATGCAAGTTCGTTGAAAGCTCAACTTGATCAACAAAAGGGCGTTGTTGAGAATCTTGTCTCTAATACACGG CTGTTGGAGAGTAAGATTTCGGAGGCAAGGTCGAAGAAGGATACTTTGAAAGCAAGAGCTCAATCTGCAAA GACTGCAACTAAGGTGAGTGAGATGCTGGGAAATGTCAATACAAGTAGTGCCCTTTCAGCTTTTGaaaagatggaagagaaag TGATGACAATGGAGTCCCAAGCTGAAGCTCTGGGCCAGTTGACAACCGATGATCTTGACGGGAAG TTTGCATTGCTTGAGAGCTCATCTGTTGATGATGATCTTGCAAATTTGAAGAAAGAATTATCCGGTAGCTCGAAG AAAGGAGAACTTCCTCCTGGGAGAAGTGCTACCTCTAGCAACACTGGAATACCATTTCGAGATTCTGAGATTGAGATGGAACTTGATCGATTGAGGCAAAGAGCCAAGGAGTTTTGA
- the LOC130747401 gene encoding endochitinase PR4-like: MSMGNKLLNIHAPRFAVAFVMMMMMVPKFVRAQSSVADIVTPEFFNGIIDQADASCAGKNFYSRDAFLNALNSYNQFGSLDSLDDSKREIAAAFAHFTHETGHFCYIEEIDGASKDYCDETNTEYPCAPNKGYYGRGPIQLSWNFNYGPAGKSNDFDGLNAPETVANDPVVSFKTALWYWMQFVRPVLSQGFGATIRAINGQLECDGANSNTVQARVNYYTQYCSQLGVAPGDNLTC; this comes from the exons ATGAGCATGGGGAATAAGTTACTGAACATTCATGCTCCACGATTTGCGGTAGCCTTtgtcatgatgatgatgatggttccCAAATTTGTGAGAGCCCAAAGTTCAGTAGCTGACATAGTCACACCAGAGTTCTTCAATGGCATAATTGATCAGGCTGATGCTAGTTGTGCAGGGAAGAATTTCTACTCACGAGATGCTTTCCTCAATGCTCTCAATTCCTACAACCAATTCGGTAGCCTTGACTCTTTGGATGATTCTAAGCGTGAGATTGCAGCTGCTTTTGCCCACTTCACCCATGAAACAGGAC ATTTTTGCTACATAGAAGAGATTGATGGCGCATCAAAGGACTATTGTGACGAAACCAACACTGAATACCCTTGTGCACCTAACAAAGGCTATTATGGGCGTGGACCAATCCAACTATCATGGAACTTCAATTATGGACCAGCAGGGAAGAGCAACGATTTCGATGGATTGAATGCTCCAGAGACAGTGGCCAATGACCCTGTTGTGTCCTTCAAGACAGCACTGTGGTACTGGATGCAATTTGTGCGCCCTGTCTTGAGCCAAGGGTTTGGTGCAACCATTAGAGCTATCAATGGCCAACTTGAATGTGATGGTGCGAACTCCAACACAGTTCAAGCTCGAGTTAATTACTATACCCAATATTGTTCACAACTCGGTGTTGCTCCTGGGGATAATCTTACTTGCTAA
- the LOC130747402 gene encoding uncharacterized protein LOC130747402, whose amino-acid sequence MISPSLSLSLSVPCNPKPPKWFFNFSFRPSPTVPLHCSQGRSIAMPAYDQDEETGRLNTASITNDNVLCSDSSLLQRNELPPLVSALKASAEQNTASFHFPGHNRGNAAPASMARLIGIRPYSHDLPELPELDNLFCPQGPILEAQKEAAKLFGSSETWFLVGGTTCGIQAAIMATCSPGEFLILPRNCHLSAISAMVLSGAVPKYIVPDYKNDWDIAGGVTALQVLKAMQELEKEGKKAAAVFITSPTYHGICSDLSEISELCHSHKIPLIVDEAHGAHLGFHSELPNSALQQGADLAVQSTHKVLCSLTQSSMLHMSGDIVDKEKISRCLQTLQTTSPSYLLLASLDAARAQLSESPDTAFNHAIKLAREAKCQLKQIPGISVLENSSFPAFPGTDPLRLTVGFWKLGLSGYEADEILYSDYGIVCELVGNKSITYALNLGTRRNHVERLLLGIKHLAAAYFSTRQPEERVLTTGHAPFDDIIMSLIPRDAFFASKRKVTLKESIGEVSGELICPYPPGIPVLIPGEVITDKAADYLLHVRSKGADISGASDPSLSSVVVCNV is encoded by the exons ATGATATCCCCTTCACTCTCCCTCTCACTCTCAGTCCCTTGCAATCCAAAACCGCCAAAATGGTTTTTCAACTTCAGTTTCAGGCCTTCGCCCACAGTTCCCCTTCATTGCTCTCAG GGAAGAAGCATTGCTATGCCTGCATATGACCAAGATGAGGAAACTGGGAGATTGAACACTGCATCGATCACAAATGACAATGTTTTGTGTAGTGACTCGTCATTGCTTCAGCGAAATGAGCTACCTCCTCTAGTCAGTGCATTGAAAGCATCAGCTGAACAAAACACTGCCAGTTTTCACTTTCCTGGGCATAATAGAGGCAATGCCGCACCTGCTTCGATGGCCCGGCTCATTGGAATAAGACCATATTCTCATGACTTGCCTGAGCTTCCAGAGCTTGACAACCTCTTTTGCCCCCAGGGGCCCATATTGGAAGCGCAGAAAGAAGCAGCCAAACTGTTCGGATCGTCGGAGACGTGGTTTCTTGTTGGAGGTACTACTTGTGGGATCCAGGCAGCAATAATGGCCACTTGTTCACCGGGAGAATTTCTGATTCTTCCTAGGAATTGTCATTTGTCAGCTATATCTGCTATGGTATTATCTGGTGCAGTGCCTAAGTACATCGTTCCTGACTATAAGAATGATTGGGACATCGCCGGTGGTGTCACTGCATTACAG GTATTGAAAGCTATGCAGGAACTAGAAAAGGAAGGGAAAAAAGCAGCAGCTGTTTTCATCACTTCACCTACTTATCATGGTATTTGCAGTGACTTGAGCGAGATTTCGGAGTtgtgtcattctcataaaattCCTTTGATTGTTGATGAAGCTCATGGTGCACATCTAGGATTTCATTCTGAACTACCTAACTCTGCCCTCCAGCAAGGGGCTGATCTGGCTGTACAGTCTACTCACAAAGTCCTGTGCTCTCTTACTCAATCATCTATGCTTCACATGTCAGGTGATATTGTAGATAAGGAAAAAATTTCTAGATGTCTCCAAACTCTTCAAACCACAAGCCCTAGTTATCTGCTTTTGGCATCCCTAGATGCTGCTAGAGCACAACTTAGTGAAAGCCCTGATACGGCATTCAACCACGCAATCAAATTAGCCCGTGAAGCAAAGTGCCAGCTAAAACAAATCCCTGGTATCTCAGTGCTTGAGAATTCAAGCTTTCCAGCCTTTCCTGGTACTGATCCACTGCGGCTTACTGTAGGGTTTTGGAAGCTTGGTTTATCAGGTTATGAAGCTGATGAAATCTTATACAGTGATTACGGAATCGTCTGTGAACTTGTTGGGAATAAGTCTATCACTTATGCCCTTAATCTTGGAACTCGTCGCAACCACGTCGAAAGGCTACTATTGGGAATAAAGCATCTAGCTGCAGCATATTTTTCCACTCGGCAACCTGAAGAAAGAGTGCTCACTACTGGTCATGCACCCTTTGATGATATAATCATGAGTTTGATCCCTAGAGATGCCTTTTTTGCAAGTAAAAGAAAAGTAACATTGAAGGAGAGCATTGGTGAGGTTTCAGGGGAGCTTATATGTCCATACCCTCCAGGCATACCGGTATTGATCCCTGGTGAGGTTATTACCGACAAAGCTGCTGATTATCTACTTCATGTCAGGAGTAAAGGTGCTGATATTAGTGGAGCATCTGATCCCTCTCTTTCTTCTGTAGTTGTTTGCAATGTATAG
- the LOC130747410 gene encoding uncharacterized protein LOC130747410 codes for MMLASCSSSITPGAASFTTRTCCSHAHVQVHVHVLAPPNAQSRCIVSLSLGPPLRRKSLDILSSSTRTTLRHLNTPISAVNSGLEASITDSDENSAILTNAQIVLESEDESKIQLRVDLTGDQTERVFDRTLISLGRTAPPVPGFRMQKGGKSSKIPKSFLVQILGEERVTKFVIQEILNSTMANYAKKENLDVKGKKVSTTQTAEELKKSFTPGKEFGFNVIIEPENSEDTT; via the exons ATGATGTTAGCCTCCTGCTCCAGTTCCATTACACCTGGAGCTGCTTCATTCACAACTCGAACCTGCTGCAGTCATGCTCATGTTCAGGTTCATGTTCACGTTCTTGCTCCTCCAAATGCACAATCAAGATGCATTGTTTCTCTCAGTCTCGGTCCACCCTTGAGGAGAAAAAG CTTAGATATTCTCTCTAGTTCTACCAGGACAACTCTCAGACATCTAAACACGCCAATTTCAGCTGTTAATTCAG GTTTAGAAGCATCAATTACAGATTCCGATGAAAATTCGGCCATTTTAACAAATGCCCAAATAGTTCTAGAATCTGAAGATGAAAGTAAGATACAA CTAAGAGTGGACTTGACTGGTGATCAAACAGAAAGGGTATTTGACCGGACCCTCATAAGCTTAGGGCGCACTGCCCCACCAGTTCCTGGATTTCGCATGCAAAAAGGAG GAAAATCATCAAAG ATCCCGAAAAGCTTTCTTGTACAGATTCTTGGGGAAGAACGAGTCACTAAGTTTGTAATACAAGAAATTCTCAACTCTACCATGGCTAATTATGCGAAAAAG GAAAACTTGGATGTGAAGGGTAAGAAGGTAAGCACTACTCAAACGGCAGAAGAACTTAAAAAATCATTCACACCAGGAAAAGAATTCGGCTTCAATGTTATAATTGAGCCTGAAAACTCAGAAGATACTACATAA
- the LOC130747409 gene encoding uncharacterized protein LOC130747409, which yields MITLLKKRMGMVEIFEMSKMRRTTFMKQVLVIGVMVMLFVADAADTNDVYSPCLDAKVQRGDGFTFGIALADKQIFFQDGNGPQLSPCDSRLGLSSKEAQAAMFRPKVDEISLLTINRSALDSGKTGGYMVAFAGQKYAARSLPIMFADNSHTITSFTLVLEFKEGTLQNLFWKRFGCGACSKGSVCLNNQDCAVPNTDCQKNGGTTCNIGIQLTFSGTDKNLDALNSWYEVKNLRQYSLYGLFSDHRQSIIGI from the exons ATGATCACCTTGTTGAAGAAGAGGATGGGGATGGTTGAAATTTTTGAAATGTCCAAGATGAGGAGAACAACCTTCATGAAACAGGTGTTGGTCATTGGTGTGATGGTTATGTTGTTTGTTGCTGATGCAGCTGATACAAATGATGTTTATAGTCCATGTCTTGATGCCAAAGTTCAGAGAGGAGATGGCTTCACCTTTGGTATTGCACTTGCGGATAAGCAAATTTTCTTCCAAGATGGTAATGGTCCTCAGCTTTCCCCTTGCGACTCGCGCCTTGGTCTCTCAAGCAAAGAAGCACAAGCTGCTATGTTTAGGCCAAAGGTGGATGAGATCTCCCTGCTTACCATTAACAGGAGCGCCTTAGACTCG GGAAAAACTGGTGGATACATGGTTGCATTTGCTGGACAGAAATATGCAGCAAGATCACTACCAATTATGTTTGCAGACAATAGTCACACAATTACCAGTTTCACTTTG GTTCTTGAATTTAAAGAGGGGACCCTTCAAAACTTGTTCTGGAAGAGGTTTGGTTGTGGTGCATGTTCTAAGGGAAGCGTTTGCCTGAATAATCAAGATTGTGCAGTGCCAAACACAGACTGTCAGAAGAATGGTGGAACTACATGCAATATAGGCATACAGTTGACATTCTCAGGGACTGACAAGAATCTTGATGCTCTTAATTCTTGGTATGAAGTCAAAAATCTAAGGCAGTACTCCCTCTATGGTCTATTCTCTGATCATCGTCAATCCATCATTGGGATATGA